One genomic region from Desulfurispira natronophila encodes:
- a CDS encoding SH3 domain-containing protein, with product MTPWRIIPALIIVLVLQAPAWASTLYVQSREAPLLSEPSFGAEQITTLNQGDELTLLESQGSWRQVEFGDHTGWVSRLVVSDTPALGRVGVITGDEEQMEGSVRRRTSAVVTAGAARGLTPEDRARASEAGLSNYSALYDMENIVIDEEEVMSFHREVQP from the coding sequence ATGACACCCTGGCGCATCATCCCCGCCCTGATTATTGTTCTCGTCTTACAGGCTCCTGCCTGGGCTTCAACGCTCTATGTCCAGAGTCGTGAAGCACCACTCCTCAGTGAACCCTCCTTTGGAGCCGAGCAGATAACGACCCTCAACCAGGGTGATGAGTTGACCTTGCTGGAGTCTCAGGGCTCCTGGCGACAGGTGGAGTTTGGCGACCACACTGGCTGGGTATCCCGTCTGGTGGTGTCTGATACCCCAGCACTGGGCCGGGTCGGAGTTATCACCGGTGATGAGGAGCAGATGGAAGGCAGTGTACGGCGGCGTACATCGGCAGTGGTCACAGCGGGAGCAGCCCGTGGACTTACGCCCGAAGATCGGGCCCGTGCCAGCGAAGCTGGACTTTCAAACTACAGTGCCCTTTATGATATGGAGAACATCGTGATCGACGAAGAAGAGGTCATGAGCTTTCACCGTGAGGTTCAACCATGA
- a CDS encoding M48 family metalloprotease — MRIPFLLVMVLALTVLMVPVIATANDVSPREFRTRMSHTYVTVSDMVSDVEAEIDFGKEVAARILGTYPPLHDDELNRYVNLVGRSLALHSNRSELEFRFMVLDTPTLNAYAAPGGYVFITAGALEMMEDEAELAAVLAHEIAHVNEKHIVKELNIRGVEETSISGISRFLGGASDPARVAFAQAIDRAVEIMFQRGYLVEDEYEADYIGTLLLAQTGYDPAALKRYLQRVDESASTDAAETLNRTHPETQERLDRMAAQLNEYGLQGLPYPTMKQRFQQHVDTKGF, encoded by the coding sequence ATGAGAATTCCCTTCTTGCTCGTAATGGTGCTGGCATTGACAGTGCTGATGGTGCCAGTCATTGCCACGGCCAATGACGTGAGCCCCAGAGAGTTTCGTACCCGCATGAGCCACACCTATGTGACCGTCAGCGATATGGTCAGCGACGTGGAGGCGGAAATCGATTTTGGCAAGGAGGTGGCTGCCCGCATCCTTGGCACCTATCCACCCCTGCATGATGACGAGCTGAATCGCTACGTCAACCTGGTTGGGCGCTCCCTTGCCCTACACAGCAATCGCTCCGAGCTGGAATTTCGCTTTATGGTGCTGGATACGCCGACGCTGAATGCCTACGCAGCTCCGGGTGGCTATGTCTTTATCACAGCGGGTGCCCTGGAAATGATGGAGGATGAAGCAGAGCTGGCAGCGGTACTGGCCCACGAGATTGCCCACGTTAACGAAAAGCACATTGTCAAGGAGCTGAATATTCGCGGAGTGGAAGAGACTTCCATCAGTGGCATCTCCCGCTTTCTAGGCGGTGCCTCGGATCCGGCGCGGGTAGCCTTTGCCCAGGCGATTGATCGGGCGGTAGAAATCATGTTCCAAAGGGGTTACCTGGTAGAAGACGAATATGAAGCAGACTACATTGGAACCCTTTTGCTGGCACAGACCGGCTATGATCCGGCTGCCCTGAAGCGCTACTTGCAGCGCGTGGATGAGAGCGCCAGCACGGATGCTGCCGAAACACTCAACCGGACTCACCCGGAGACACAGGAGCGGCTGGATCGCATGGCAGCCCAACTGAATGAATACGGGCTGCAGGGGCTGCCCTATCCCACTATGAAGCAGAGGTTCCAGCAACATGTCGATACCAAGGGTTTTTAA
- a CDS encoding OmpP1/FadL family transporter: MYHYNNIILGERPMGMAGAYTAVADTPAGLYYNPAGIVYAHSPNLSASVNAFQLTSTIYENALGDNDWERQSSDLLPNFFGVSQPLGNLSLGFSYAVPDSVREDQIQSFTFAPGSAHEHIDYYTINIDHSNVINKIGPSVALSVNDQLSVGFTFYVHMRNSKTIQNHVVSVQHPELSNTSEIELTNDYQRIEEYGFEPVLGIMWSPLNSVSFGASIRQTTVINSNTIRQLTCQGTERGKQDIINQLQEYLDNDLITQEQFNQEIEWHEQYNCSFGFDGMQHTRPRESNERHQYPITTRLGAAWFPNDRLMLSGDLVLYDDVNSTWNAAVGGEYYLSPQWAVRGGWYTNNANSPNEIDYDGIAFSLVRFTRNSSVSAGFNFAFGEGKAQLYRGSEETVSTTSYSTTIFLGTSYSY; encoded by the coding sequence ATGTACCACTACAACAACATCATCCTGGGCGAGCGACCCATGGGCATGGCGGGAGCCTATACCGCCGTTGCCGACACCCCCGCCGGCCTCTACTATAATCCGGCGGGGATCGTCTATGCCCACTCCCCCAACCTCTCTGCCAGTGTCAACGCCTTTCAGCTGACTTCAACCATCTATGAAAACGCGCTGGGTGACAATGACTGGGAGCGCCAGTCTTCTGACCTGCTGCCCAACTTCTTTGGGGTGTCGCAGCCACTGGGTAACCTGAGCCTTGGTTTCTCTTACGCAGTACCTGATTCAGTGCGTGAAGATCAGATACAGAGTTTTACCTTTGCTCCAGGCTCTGCTCATGAACATATAGACTATTACACCATCAATATCGACCACTCCAATGTCATCAACAAGATTGGCCCCTCAGTAGCCCTTTCGGTAAATGATCAGCTTTCCGTCGGTTTTACATTCTATGTGCACATGCGCAATTCAAAGACAATTCAAAACCATGTAGTGTCTGTTCAGCATCCAGAGTTGTCAAATACTAGCGAGATAGAACTGACCAATGATTATCAAAGGATTGAAGAATATGGATTTGAGCCGGTGCTCGGGATTATGTGGAGCCCATTGAATAGTGTTTCTTTTGGTGCCAGCATCCGTCAGACCACTGTGATTAACTCAAATACAATTCGTCAATTAACTTGCCAAGGAACAGAGCGAGGAAAACAAGATATAATTAATCAACTACAGGAATACTTAGATAACGACTTAATTACTCAAGAGCAGTTTAATCAAGAGATAGAGTGGCATGAACAATACAACTGTTCTTTTGGGTTTGATGGCATGCAGCACACGCGCCCCCGCGAAAGCAACGAGCGCCACCAGTACCCGATTACCACCCGTCTGGGAGCGGCCTGGTTTCCCAATGATCGTCTGATGCTCAGCGGCGATTTGGTGCTCTATGATGACGTCAACTCCACCTGGAATGCCGCCGTTGGCGGAGAGTACTACCTCTCGCCCCAGTGGGCGGTTCGCGGGGGCTGGTATACGAATAATGCCAACTCCCCGAACGAAATAGATTATGACGGCATTGCCTTCAGCCTGGTTCGCTTTACCCGTAACTCCTCGGTCTCAGCAGGCTTTAACTTTGCCTTTGGCGAGGGCAAGGCCCAGCTTTATCGAGGCTCTGAGGAAACCGTTAGTACCACCAGCTACTCCACAACCATATTCCTGGGTACTTCCTATTCCTATTGA
- a CDS encoding macro domain-containing protein, with protein sequence MPVIVKQGNLLTEPDATFILNASNTVLSLGSGVSAAFREHCGGEEYQAYLNQVRRKHEAEHGPVKQGEVIVSGPGQANNFLYAFHAAVMDYSRGRSRPPQMTTLVDILNNINQHLSRFVPKLRSEDPQRAIKLVLPLMGTGVGGLEARKVLDKYRTFLPEMASRYDMDIVVYGYHREDFLLVRAMLQGRAGKEA encoded by the coding sequence ATGCCAGTTATAGTCAAACAGGGGAATCTTTTAACCGAACCTGACGCTACTTTTATTCTCAATGCATCCAACACGGTACTGTCTCTGGGCAGCGGAGTTTCTGCCGCTTTTCGTGAGCATTGCGGCGGCGAAGAGTATCAGGCCTATCTTAATCAAGTGCGTCGCAAGCATGAAGCCGAGCATGGTCCTGTAAAACAGGGTGAGGTCATCGTCAGTGGGCCTGGCCAGGCAAATAACTTTCTCTATGCCTTTCATGCCGCAGTGATGGATTACAGTCGTGGACGCAGTCGCCCGCCGCAGATGACGACACTGGTGGATATCCTCAACAACATCAATCAGCACCTCAGCCGTTTCGTTCCCAAACTGCGCTCTGAAGATCCACAGCGAGCCATCAAACTGGTTTTGCCACTGATGGGTACCGGTGTTGGAGGTTTGGAAGCCCGCAAGGTGCTGGATAAGTACCGCACTTTTTTACCGGAAATGGCCAGTCGCTACGACATGGATATTGTTGTCTACGGCTATCATCGCGAGGATTTTCTGCTTGTCCGGGCCATGCTGCAAGGGCGAGCCGGGAAAGAGGCTTGA
- a CDS encoding zinc-dependent peptidase, translated as MSYRTFLQRVLAPLGLGGGITHPVDAYAWSQFCDKVPLLQQLSSSRQEKLYQLAMEFLQQKRIIPAHGYQVEEEMKLLIASLACIPLLGRGMALYRNWLSVIIYPQEFVVHQEITDDAGVVHEVDDPLCGESWYRGPVILSWADVERSAQHLDGYNVVIHEMAHQIDMLSGDADGMVPLPPGLATQEWQQCLEDALQHHRRRIEKGKKVILDEYASESLPEFFAVISEHFFECPQDIEVVYPELYRLLVAVYGWNPSASCQ; from the coding sequence TTGAGTTATCGCACCTTCCTGCAGCGAGTATTGGCTCCCCTTGGTTTGGGTGGCGGGATTACCCATCCCGTAGATGCTTATGCATGGAGTCAGTTCTGTGACAAGGTGCCGCTTTTACAGCAGCTTTCATCCTCAAGACAGGAAAAACTCTACCAACTGGCAATGGAGTTTCTGCAACAAAAGCGCATTATACCGGCCCACGGCTATCAGGTTGAAGAGGAAATGAAGCTGCTTATCGCTTCACTGGCCTGTATTCCGTTGCTGGGCCGAGGCATGGCTCTTTATCGCAACTGGCTGTCGGTTATTATTTATCCGCAAGAGTTTGTGGTGCACCAGGAGATTACCGATGATGCGGGCGTGGTGCACGAGGTGGATGATCCCCTCTGTGGGGAGTCCTGGTACCGGGGGCCGGTAATACTGTCATGGGCCGATGTGGAGCGCAGTGCGCAACACCTGGATGGCTACAATGTCGTCATTCACGAGATGGCCCATCAGATCGACATGCTGAGCGGTGATGCCGATGGCATGGTCCCATTGCCCCCTGGTTTGGCGACGCAGGAGTGGCAGCAGTGCCTTGAGGATGCCCTGCAGCACCATCGGCGCCGGATAGAAAAAGGCAAAAAGGTTATTTTGGACGAATATGCGTCAGAGAGTCTGCCCGAGTTTTTCGCAGTCATCAGTGAGCATTTTTTTGAGTGTCCGCAGGATATTGAGGTTGTTTACCCAGAGCTTTACCGTTTGCTTGTTGCGGTATACGGGTGGAACCCCTCAGCAAGCTGTCAATAA
- a CDS encoding SIR2 family NAD-dependent protein deacylase produces MDDRQQKYQRAANAIRDAKAIVITSGAGMGVDSGLPDFRGDTGFWKAYPMYERLGMSFVGAANPRNFEGDPSFGWGFYGHRTNLYRETEPHDGFYILQDWVERFKLDHFVVTSNVDGQFQKAGYDEFKVLEVHGSIHHLQCTTPCGMAIWDNEEDIPVDFETMRALHVPKCRHCSAVARPNILMFGDYAWVSDRTGRQEDNFQSFVSKWRSEPLVVVEMGAGTAVPTIRNLGDRFSTMGSNVTLIRINPREPQARGNHISVDTGSLEALQGIDEALQN; encoded by the coding sequence ATGGATGATCGTCAGCAGAAGTATCAACGGGCAGCCAATGCTATCAGAGACGCCAAGGCCATAGTTATCACCTCTGGTGCCGGAATGGGAGTTGATTCCGGGTTGCCGGATTTTCGCGGTGATACGGGTTTTTGGAAAGCGTACCCGATGTATGAGCGCCTGGGGATGAGCTTTGTGGGTGCAGCCAATCCTCGCAACTTTGAGGGAGATCCAAGCTTTGGCTGGGGTTTTTATGGTCATCGCACCAACCTGTACCGGGAGACAGAGCCCCATGATGGCTTTTACATCCTGCAAGACTGGGTTGAGCGTTTTAAGCTTGACCACTTTGTGGTGACTTCCAATGTCGATGGACAGTTTCAAAAGGCGGGGTATGATGAGTTCAAGGTGCTGGAAGTGCATGGCTCCATCCACCACCTGCAGTGCACCACCCCCTGTGGCATGGCGATATGGGATAATGAAGAAGACATCCCTGTCGATTTTGAGACCATGCGGGCTTTGCATGTACCCAAGTGTCGTCACTGCTCAGCGGTGGCACGCCCCAATATTCTCATGTTTGGTGATTACGCCTGGGTCAGTGATCGCACTGGCCGTCAGGAAGACAACTTCCAGTCATTTGTCTCAAAGTGGCGCAGCGAACCACTGGTGGTGGTTGAGATGGGAGCGGGTACCGCTGTTCCCACCATTCGCAACCTGGGCGATCGCTTCAGCACTATGGGCAGCAATGTGACCCTGATTCGCATCAACCCGCGCGAGCCACAGGCACGGGGGAACCATATTTCGGTCGATACTGGCTCGCTGGAAGCCCTGCAGGGGATTGATGAGGCGCTGCAGAATTGA
- the sppA gene encoding signal peptide peptidase SppA: protein MKSISFALITSLLILSSLIIGCAPAQVNLFPRHTDPLREQVLEGHHSDKVLVIPVQGFISSTPQEGLFTDKPSMVQEVVAHLNKARGDSNIRALVLLIDSPGGTSVDSDILYHEIRRFRQQTNVPVVAVMLGVAASGGYYISLPADVIIAHPGTITGSVGTIFVRPKIHELLDKIGVEAKVTVSGNHKDIGSPFRPDSGEEEAILQSMVDELNSQFVRRVIRHREPSEEALETISSGRVFTARQAKELAMIDEIGYLPDALKLAKLMGEANPAARVVAYRRSLHSNDNLYNTMTNRSSSFPLVVKTLPRNLAPQSPGFYHLWIPSV from the coding sequence ATGAAATCCATTTCCTTTGCCCTGATCACCAGTCTGCTGATTCTTAGCTCTCTCATTATCGGCTGTGCTCCCGCACAGGTGAACCTCTTTCCCCGTCATACGGACCCGCTGCGTGAACAGGTACTGGAGGGACATCACAGCGACAAGGTGTTGGTGATTCCCGTTCAGGGCTTTATTTCCAGCACTCCCCAGGAGGGGCTTTTTACCGACAAGCCCAGTATGGTACAGGAGGTAGTAGCCCATCTGAACAAGGCTCGTGGAGACAGCAACATCCGGGCATTGGTTCTGCTCATTGACAGTCCCGGTGGCACCAGTGTTGACAGTGATATCCTCTATCATGAGATTCGCCGCTTTCGCCAGCAGACCAATGTGCCGGTTGTGGCGGTCATGCTGGGTGTAGCGGCATCGGGCGGCTATTACATCAGTCTGCCAGCGGATGTGATCATTGCTCATCCGGGTACGATAACCGGCTCGGTGGGAACCATATTTGTTCGCCCCAAAATCCATGAGCTGCTGGATAAGATAGGTGTGGAGGCCAAGGTAACGGTCTCCGGAAACCACAAGGACATCGGCAGTCCCTTTCGCCCTGACAGTGGTGAGGAGGAAGCGATTCTGCAAAGTATGGTAGATGAACTCAACAGCCAGTTTGTCAGGCGCGTGATTCGTCACCGAGAGCCTTCTGAGGAGGCACTGGAGACCATTTCCAGTGGACGGGTTTTTACTGCCCGTCAGGCCAAGGAGCTTGCCATGATAGATGAAATTGGCTATTTGCCCGATGCCCTCAAACTGGCCAAGCTTATGGGTGAAGCTAACCCAGCCGCCAGGGTGGTGGCATATCGCCGCTCACTCCACTCCAATGACAACCTGTACAACACCATGACCAATCGGAGCAGTAGTTTTCCACTAGTTGTTAAAACCCTTCCACGCAACCTTGCACCTCAATCTCCAGGTTTTTATCACTTGTGGATACCCTCAGTTTGA
- a CDS encoding Rne/Rng family ribonuclease: MSIFDIRLKGYLISTTILINHRSYETRLAYLENNELSEIMLERRRESGVVGNIYKGIVSKVLPGMQAAFVDIGLERSAFLYVADLGPDLLNNDSYTLPDEIAKATVDGQDKSRNGDYPPIDQFISVGDELIVQVAKDPIASKGARITTYITLPGRHLVLMPTIEHIGISRRISNEAERSRLRKTLTEIKPEGMGVIARTVAEHREIEDFIHDRDFLVNLWHIVEKTASNKKAPTLLYQDLDLILKTMRDLFTREVERVCIDDENEYLRCREFAARLVPQLQNRIEFYRDQEPIFDAFNIEVEVNKLGNKKVWLKSGGYIVIDQTEALTAIDINTGRYVGKKNLEDTILQTNLEAAREICCQLRLRNIGGIIIIDFIDMDHDENRQRVLQALTQGLSQDRAKTNILPISELGLVEMTRKRVRDSIGRVLHEPCHYCDGKGHLKSPHTVCYEIFREIQRISAIYRGKKLYVEACAEVADIMFSEEAEYVEKLEQLFCIKLVIKSNPHFHQEHFEIVPL; encoded by the coding sequence ATGTCAATTTTTGATATTCGCCTGAAAGGATATCTTATTTCTACAACGATACTTATTAATCATCGAAGCTATGAAACTCGCCTGGCTTACCTTGAAAACAATGAACTTAGCGAAATCATGTTGGAGCGACGACGCGAAAGCGGCGTTGTTGGGAATATTTATAAAGGTATAGTATCAAAGGTTTTGCCAGGTATGCAGGCAGCATTTGTTGATATTGGGCTCGAGCGTTCAGCTTTTCTTTATGTAGCTGATCTTGGCCCAGACCTTTTAAACAATGATAGCTACACTCTTCCCGATGAAATAGCCAAAGCTACTGTAGATGGCCAGGACAAGTCCCGCAATGGCGACTACCCACCAATTGATCAATTTATAAGTGTTGGAGATGAACTCATTGTCCAGGTGGCAAAAGATCCTATTGCCAGTAAGGGTGCACGCATTACGACATATATAACACTACCAGGCAGGCACTTGGTGTTAATGCCGACTATTGAGCATATAGGTATTTCACGTCGGATCAGCAATGAGGCAGAACGAAGCCGATTACGAAAAACCCTCACTGAGATAAAACCTGAAGGAATGGGAGTTATAGCACGCACTGTTGCTGAACACCGTGAGATCGAAGATTTTATTCATGATCGAGATTTTCTTGTCAATTTATGGCATATCGTAGAAAAGACAGCATCCAATAAAAAAGCACCAACACTACTCTATCAGGACCTTGATCTTATACTCAAAACAATGCGAGATCTTTTTACTAGAGAAGTAGAGCGGGTATGTATAGATGACGAAAATGAATACCTGCGTTGTCGAGAGTTTGCCGCCAGGCTTGTTCCACAGCTACAGAATCGCATTGAGTTTTATCGAGACCAAGAGCCAATTTTTGATGCTTTTAATATCGAGGTAGAAGTCAATAAACTTGGTAACAAAAAGGTCTGGTTGAAGTCTGGTGGGTATATTGTAATAGACCAAACAGAAGCTTTGACAGCTATTGACATAAATACTGGTCGATATGTAGGTAAAAAAAACCTTGAAGATACTATATTGCAAACCAACCTGGAAGCAGCTCGTGAGATATGTTGCCAGCTACGTTTACGTAATATTGGTGGAATTATTATTATTGACTTTATCGATATGGATCACGATGAAAATCGTCAACGAGTTTTGCAGGCACTTACTCAAGGACTGTCTCAGGATCGGGCAAAGACCAATATACTTCCAATAAGTGAGTTAGGACTGGTGGAAATGACCCGGAAGCGTGTTCGGGACAGTATAGGGCGTGTACTTCACGAACCATGTCACTACTGTGACGGTAAAGGACATCTAAAGTCACCTCATACAGTATGCTACGAGATATTTCGCGAGATACAGCGTATCTCAGCCATATACCGAGGGAAAAAACTCTATGTTGAGGCCTGTGCTGAAGTAGCCGACATCATGTTTTCCGAGGAAGCTGAGTATGTGGAAAAGCTGGAGCAGTTATTCTGCATCAAGCTGGTAATCAAATCCAACCCTCATTTTCACCAGGAGCACTTTGAGATAGTTCCCTTGTAA
- a CDS encoding pyridoxal phosphate-dependent aminotransferase, producing MFKPHINQMSPYTPPLEGRSQSGCLLLDFNESVVSPPSQVSDALSSFIHSNRLQVYPEYGNLTELIGNYAQVPPGSCLFTNGSDQAIDILMRLVVNPGDNVLLLSPSFAMFEQAAQLEAAQIHEISYNPDFSFPYAEFEKNLGATNIRLAVIVNPNNPTGTPVDSDFIQAMVSRFPDTFFIVDEAYYEFHRETSSSLIAEHRNVAVLRTFSKAFALAALRVGYLLGHSSLITELEKVRGPYDVNMLGAVGAMAALKDPSYVSRYADEVMNQAKPMLIAYLQSKGVDVYAGRANFLLLHSSDPPSTMDSLRQQGILVRRGRKVASSMVRITVGPVSCVEKCIEALEKCL from the coding sequence ATGTTCAAGCCCCATATTAATCAAATGTCCCCTTACACTCCTCCGTTGGAGGGCCGCTCACAGTCCGGATGTCTTCTGCTGGATTTTAATGAGTCGGTGGTGAGCCCGCCATCTCAGGTGAGCGATGCCTTAAGTAGCTTCATTCACAGTAACCGCTTGCAGGTCTACCCTGAGTATGGAAACCTGACTGAACTCATCGGCAACTATGCGCAAGTGCCGCCGGGGAGCTGCCTCTTTACCAATGGCTCTGATCAGGCAATCGATATACTTATGCGCCTGGTGGTCAATCCCGGTGACAATGTACTTTTGCTCAGCCCATCTTTTGCCATGTTTGAGCAAGCGGCACAGCTGGAGGCGGCGCAGATTCATGAGATATCGTATAATCCCGACTTCAGTTTTCCTTATGCTGAATTTGAAAAAAACCTGGGTGCGACCAATATACGCCTGGCGGTTATTGTCAATCCCAACAATCCCACCGGAACGCCTGTTGACAGCGATTTTATTCAGGCCATGGTGAGCCGATTTCCCGATACATTTTTTATTGTTGACGAAGCGTATTACGAGTTTCACCGTGAGACATCATCTTCCCTGATTGCCGAGCATCGCAATGTGGCGGTTTTGCGTACCTTTTCCAAAGCATTTGCATTGGCGGCACTGCGAGTTGGTTACCTGCTGGGCCACTCCTCCCTGATTACTGAGCTGGAAAAAGTACGTGGCCCCTATGATGTCAATATGCTCGGCGCCGTCGGTGCCATGGCAGCACTTAAAGATCCCTCCTATGTTTCCCGCTATGCCGATGAGGTCATGAACCAGGCCAAGCCAATGCTGATTGCCTATTTGCAAAGCAAAGGGGTCGATGTGTATGCGGGGCGGGCGAATTTTTTACTCTTGCACTCCTCCGATCCCCCGTCCACTATGGACAGCCTGCGTCAGCAGGGGATTCTCGTACGTCGCGGCCGCAAAGTGGCTTCATCCATGGTGAGAATTACGGTGGGGCCGGTCAGTTGTGTGGAAAAATGTATTGAGGCGCTGGAAAAGTGCCTCTGA
- a CDS encoding cytochrome c biogenesis CcdA family protein, with protein sequence MDITLWTAFIAGFLAFVSPCLLPLIPGYLSFISGGAARLENNDFDRMQVFMRSIWFVLGFSTIFVLMGASATALGLVLLEHQAILARVAGVVIFLFGLHYARILPIKWLYYERRVHLKKVPTGPLGAVLMGFAFALGWTPCIGPILAAILTIAASRETIFDGMILLSFFSAGMGIPFILCTLLIGQFLKVLRHTGRTMRIVEIVSGLLLMGIGIMIFTGYMGYIAAWLMEVFPSLATI encoded by the coding sequence ATGGACATAACCCTTTGGACGGCTTTTATCGCTGGCTTTCTTGCCTTTGTCTCTCCCTGCTTGCTGCCCTTGATTCCCGGGTATTTGTCATTTATTTCCGGCGGGGCAGCCCGCCTGGAGAATAATGACTTTGATCGCATGCAGGTATTTATGCGTTCAATCTGGTTTGTGCTTGGTTTCTCCACGATTTTTGTGCTGATGGGCGCATCCGCCACAGCCCTCGGTTTGGTGTTGCTTGAGCACCAGGCAATTCTGGCACGGGTAGCCGGTGTCGTTATCTTTCTCTTTGGTCTACACTATGCTCGCATACTGCCCATCAAGTGGCTCTATTATGAGCGACGGGTTCATCTGAAAAAAGTCCCCACCGGCCCTTTGGGGGCTGTTCTCATGGGCTTTGCCTTTGCCCTGGGATGGACGCCGTGTATTGGCCCCATTCTGGCTGCCATACTGACCATCGCGGCGTCGCGGGAAACAATTTTCGACGGTATGATCCTCTTGTCGTTCTTCTCAGCCGGCATGGGAATTCCGTTTATTCTGTGCACGCTGCTCATAGGGCAGTTTCTCAAAGTGCTGCGTCACACCGGGCGCACCATGCGCATAGTAGAAATTGTCAGTGGTCTGTTGCTCATGGGCATAGGGATTATGATCTTCACCGGTTATATGGGTTATATCGCGGCTTGGCTGATGGAGGTATTCCCCAGCCTTGCCACCATTTAA
- the mgtE gene encoding magnesium transporter, with the protein MESNINMAEFVQEFQDDVWEDASVEILENMHIQDIGTILSRVLPDEAMRILQMLPRKRWVEVFPYIALARQTELLELLRVKDGRYILTHLYPDDRTALLEQLTPEQLESFLRLMSTEDVKLALKQLGYPDESVGRLMNTHFVAVKAHWTLKHALEYIRAHSLRGETVNTIFVIDRERRLKDAIELRDFLLGDLSDRVESIMEDSAISIGASEDREEAVRLIKHYDIEVLPVVDHHQVLLGIVTVDDVLDVAEQEATEDFHKMGSVGVLDLSLSDASPALLYRKRVGWLVLLTFVNIFSGAGIAYFEATIEAVIVLVFFLPLIVASSGNAGAQSATLMVRALATGDVQSRDWLRMWGKELLVSVGLGVTMALAISWIGVWRGGADVGLVVALAMFCVVIMGSMVGMLLPFILSRFKLDPATASAPLITSIADVVGIIIYFTIATTFLL; encoded by the coding sequence GTGGAATCCAACATAAACATGGCCGAATTTGTCCAGGAATTTCAGGATGACGTCTGGGAAGACGCCTCTGTTGAAATTCTAGAAAATATGCATATTCAAGACATTGGCACTATATTATCCCGCGTACTCCCTGATGAGGCGATGCGCATACTGCAGATGTTGCCGCGCAAGCGATGGGTAGAGGTATTCCCCTATATTGCGCTGGCTCGTCAGACAGAACTGCTGGAGCTACTGCGGGTCAAAGATGGCCGCTATATCCTCACACATCTCTACCCTGATGATCGCACAGCACTGCTGGAACAGCTGACACCTGAGCAGCTGGAGAGCTTTCTGCGACTGATGAGCACCGAGGATGTAAAGCTCGCACTGAAACAGCTGGGTTATCCCGATGAGAGTGTGGGTCGTCTCATGAACACCCACTTTGTAGCCGTCAAGGCTCACTGGACGCTGAAGCATGCTCTTGAGTATATTCGTGCTCACAGCCTGCGGGGTGAGACGGTCAACACCATTTTTGTCATAGACCGTGAGCGACGCCTGAAAGACGCCATTGAGTTGCGGGACTTTCTCCTCGGTGATCTTTCTGACCGGGTTGAAAGTATCATGGAAGACAGCGCCATTTCCATAGGTGCCTCTGAAGACCGGGAAGAAGCCGTGCGCCTTATCAAGCACTACGACATTGAAGTCCTGCCCGTCGTCGACCACCACCAGGTACTCCTAGGTATAGTGACGGTCGATGATGTGCTGGATGTTGCGGAGCAGGAAGCTACCGAAGACTTTCACAAGATGGGGAGTGTCGGCGTCCTTGACCTGAGCCTCTCTGATGCTTCTCCCGCTCTTCTCTACCGCAAACGAGTTGGCTGGCTGGTGCTTCTGACCTTTGTCAATATCTTCAGCGGAGCCGGTATAGCTTATTTCGAAGCCACTATAGAAGCAGTAATAGTTCTGGTGTTCTTTTTACCTTTGATTGTCGCCAGCAGTGGTAACGCCGGTGCACAGTCTGCCACCCTTATGGTGCGGGCTCTGGCCACCGGTGATGTGCAGAGTCGCGATTGGTTGCGCATGTGGGGCAAGGAGCTACTGGTCTCTGTCGGGCTGGGTGTCACCATGGCTTTGGCTATTAGCTGGATAGGCGTTTGGCGAGGAGGAGCGGATGTGGGCCTAGTGGTCGCATTGGCCATGTTTTGTGTGGTAATTATGGGCAGTATGGTGGGCATGTTGCTGCCGTTTATACTCAGTCGATTTAAGCTCGACCCCGCTACAGCCAGTGCCCCTCTCATAACTTCTATTGCAGACGTCGTTGGAATTATTATCTACTTTACCATAGCTACAACGTTCCTGTTGTAA